The following nucleotide sequence is from Cryptococcus neoformans var. grubii H99 chromosome 5, complete sequence.
GTATACATTACAAGTGCGCAATACTCTAGCAGACAAAAACCGCAAGAGTTCTACAACTCATTATGTAACTAGAAACACAGACGTCAACGAAAACATTTTCTGATGTACAACCTGCTAATCCCCAGAAATTTTTTTTTAACTCTACCGCGACTTCCTTGGAGGTAGCATTGTCCAGACGTCCACCACATACCCACCGCCCGTATTTCAATCTCACTAAAACAGCTTGGCCATGATCTTATCCTTGACGGTCGCTGGCGGCGAatcatctttcttttgCTGATAGTGCTGGTTGAGGGCATCAAAAAAGTCAAGATCACTATGAAGATCCACATCTTTACTCTTATGGAAAGGCGTGCGTTGGTATATCTTGAAAAACAATCCGATCGCGCCAGCCAAAGCGATCTACAAGTACAGTCAAGGTTGTCAGCATAGATCCAAGCGACATGCTTCTAACGTGAAGTATACTCACGATACCATAGTTGAAGATAAATGTGGCAACATCCCAGTTCCCTTTCAAAAACACTGAGTATCCTTGGAGCCAAATGAAGAGGCAAGCCCAGAACAGAGCCCAGTATGCCGCAAAAGGCTGGAGTTTGGAGTAGACCGGAAGGAAGTCTTTTCGATCAATGTTCTGAGCTCTCATGGCGCTGTAGAAGCGGACATAGGTGAATGCCATGACACACCAATTGCTACACCCATGATTAGCATCATAGCGATCTAGGACTGACAGGGACGATGCGAGACGATGTACAGCATAGTAGCGGCCGTGCAAAAGTTTAGGATCCAATTAAGAACCTTTGCACTAGTGGATCCTAGAGCGAGATAGGCCAAACAAGAGAGAAGCATCACCACAATGACCGCTAGGTAAGGCACACCCCTAGACATCTATTAGCTCTCCTTTTAACAGATACAAGACGACGCGCGAGGAGAATAGCCCACTTTTTATTGAGTCGACGAAGTACAGCAGGGGCCTTACCGTCGAGCGCCAAAGCGTGCAAGCTTCGAGAGGCATTAAAGGTATAGGCGTTACCACCGGAGACGATACAAGTTAGCAGGGCGGCCGTGACGATGGAGGGCAAGACGGGAATTTGAAGTCGGTTCATAGAGATCACACTATAGATTATTTATGTCAGCCATGAATGTGACAATGCTGAGTGATTTAGACAGAATGGGAGACATACTAAGGTGATCCACCAGCATAAGTGCCGTCACCTGTCACAAGTCTGTCCGAAAAATCAGCTCAAGTAGTAATAGCTCCGTTAATGGCCATGTACTTACGTTGGGTCATTGTAAGGCACAAGAATACCTACACAAAGAGCACCTCCAATAAAAAACACAACCAAACGAGCCATGATCGTCTTGAAAGCCCTAGGTACCGTCTTCCGAGGGTCGGTCGCTTCACCAGCAATCATCGAGATATACTCAGGCCCGCCTATACAGAAGCCGGCAGTGTTGACAGCGTTGATGAATGATTCGAGACgtgtggaagaggagtcACCAGCCCAAGGACCAGGGTTTTTCCAGTATCTGAAGCCGAAACGGCTTTGGAGCAAAAAGTCAGCGAAATTGAACGAATGAACGGGCTTGGGTGCGTTACTTGGGTGTATTGCTTACTCTTTCAAGGGGTTTCCGCCAACCATGGTGATGAATGTATACAAGATCAGGCCTATAGCGAGCAAAACCTTACCAAGAGCAAGCCAGACTGACATCCAATCAGTGCACGTCCAGGAAGGCAGCAGTCAACCAATGAACCATAAGCACTCACATTCAGCTTCACCGAATAAGTCGGCGCGATATACGTTGATTGCCAGataaagaaggagagagacCGATATGAGGATGGCGGGCGATTCGGAGTAGCCCCAGTAGGATACGAGGGTGTTTATTACCGTGGCTTCGAAGATGACGAATGATGTTTGGGCAAACTGCATTGATCTCCTGTCAGGAATATATACCATAGAAAAAGCGGAGAGGCTTACAAAGTGATTGTAGCCGACCATAGTGCCCAAAGCCGGGTCAACCATCCGGCCAGCAAGCCGAATGAAAGATCCGTCGAGTGGAAATAAGGAGACGATTTCCAGCTCTACGACACGTCTGTGAGCATGCCTTTTGACTTTAGATACCTCTAACGCTTACGACATTGAGCAATAGAGTAGACAACTGTGGACCAAAAGACAAAACCTATCAAATCATCATTAGCGTCACTAGAGTCCTACGATCTGTTGGTGATTGACTCACCTATCAACAAAGCAACTGGTCCCGAAGTGACACCTGAGCCGATAGCCACGAACAAAGCGGCACCGATAGCTCCTGCTATGGATGAAAGTTGGATCTGTCGAGCATTGAGTTTCCGATGGTTGACGGAGTCAAGCACCCTAGCTCTCATGAtatctccctctcccgTCTCACTGATATGGATCTCTGTCTGCTCGACAGACCCGGTCACCTTCGGATCATAGTCCTCCATCTCGTAGGTTTTCGAAGCGTGtgcctccatcttctctcagCTGTTATGTATGTCAAGGGCGTGATAGATAGGGCTAATCAAAAAGGGTGGATGATGCGACAGTCTCCGATTTTGTTTGTATATTATAGTCGACACCGATAACTGTTATTTGTAACTCCTTCAAGGCGATTGGAGACATTGCGGGCCGGGAAGTCCGGTATAACAACGCTGGCTTACAGTTGATTATCGTGGAGTTGGATAAGCTGGAGTCATAAGAACGAGGTGTTGAATTCGATCTGTACCCCTTTGAAAATGGACACCGGATGTATATATTCACAGCGTTGGAATGAAGTccggaagagggagaacGGAGGCCGGATCGGCAATACCGACTGAGTTATTGGAGATGATAAGTGTATAGTAGAGAGATAGGCGTTGCTTCTAGAAGTTTGCATTTCGATCGATGATTGTTTAACTTGTCGATTCCTTGGCTGTCGGTCTTTCATTGGGCTCATGGCTTACCTACTTGTCGGGCCCGAGGAAAATTGAAGGGCATGAACTGCGAATTAGGAAGGGGAGGTGCGAAAAATTACCATTCTGGGGAATTTTGTGACTTGACCGGAGCCCATTTCTCGTATCTGGATTCCTCCATCTAGTATCAGCTGATAGCGCTCCGTTTCGTCCATATTCGATTCGTCCACAAAAAAAGGGTAACATGAAGTCCAAATCTAAGTGACTGCCGTCTAGAATAAGTTTGAATTCCCAACTGGAGAGCACGTACATCAACAGCGAAAAGAGGGCGAAAGATGAGCGTTCAAATATTGTATCGTCGGAGGAATGAACGGTATCGGCTCTGCCTTTAGTCATCAACGATAAATCATTGCGAGTTGACGTATGTTCCTTGGCCTCCAAAAGAATTTAGACTCCTAGATCATCAACAGGATGAACAATTGGTCTCTACCGGATACCATGGACTCCAGTTCCAGAGTGTAGCATATCTTGGGACGATATACATATAGTCGACGTGCAGCAAGCACTGGATACAACAAACAAGCTTCCTCTTATTATCTAGTTTACCCACTCAACTTTTCAAACATTGCAGTTCCACCATACTTCTACACAATGACCAAGCCAGCATCTCTCACTTACCTCGAAGCCTCTACCCCTCTTGTAGAAATTTACAAAGTCATCGAGCGCGATGGCGGTGTCATCATTCGCAACTTCCTCTCATCCGAGCTCCTTCAAGAAGCCATGAGCTCCATTGAGCCTCATTTTGCTGTGCGAGGCAATTATGAATCCAAGTCGACTCATCAGGAGCTCGGCGAAgactttttcccttctgGTTCTCTTCGAATTTATGGTCTGCTTGGTAAAATTCCCCAGGTTATCACCAAGATTGTACGCCTTCCGACCTGGCAGGGCGTTATGGCACGGTTCCTCAAGTGAGTTTATCCCTTGCTCAACTGAATTACTACTGAGACTTGTACCTGTTTTAGCGACGAGTATTCTTCATACACTGGCGAGAAGTTGATTCCCCAAAAGAGCGGCTATATGCTGGCCTCAACAGCTGCCCTTCGACTGGTTCCAGGTGCCCAGAAACAACCACTTCATCGGGTAGGTGCTCTTGCCTCCGTTTTTATGCCATGTAGTTTCAGCAATTGACTTCAAAACAGGACCAAATCGCCTATCAAATTCGGCCCGATCCTACTAATCCCCTTTTCACCCCCATGGTCGGCTGCCTCATTGCCGGGTCCAAATGTACCAAGAAAAACGGCGCCACTGCTGTCATCCCTGGCTCTCACCTCTGGAGTCCTGACCGTGCCCCCAAGATCGAGGAGTGTACTTATGCTGAGATGGAGGCTGGGGACGctctcttcaccctcgGGTCTTGTTATCACGGTGCAGGCGAGAACCAATGCGAGAAATCTGATCCAGATGCTTTGAGGACCCTTTTCGCTGTCTTTGGCCAGAGAGACTATTTCAGGCAAGACCAAGAAGAGGTTCTCTCCACACCACTCGAGCTTGCTAAAACCTTTCCTGAAGATATTCTGAGGATTGCTGGCTATTGTAAGTAATTTGTGAGCCTTATGAAGGGATTGGAACTGAATTAGCACAGATAAGGCTGTGGGAGGTGTTGGTTATGTCGAAGACCATCAGGATCCTGTCGAGTTCCTCAAGGCTGGCTCAAACCTCGGCCAATTCGCTCCTGTCACCAACAAGAGCTATGTTTGAAAACAGTTGGGTTTTTAATATATCCTGCACTTTAGTCTGTTTTATTTTGATGCGATTATATGTATGTAACGTAGTATTCCGCAAGGCCACGTGTGAGGAACTCGCTAATCTAATGTTCTCCGTCGTTCGTTGCCATCATCCGTCGTTTCTCTTTTTGCTCCACTCTTTCAATCAGCTACTATCGCAAAAAAGCCAAAAATAAACTACAAAGCACGTATCGTCGAATGTGACTGCTCATTGACTTACTGCGATCGATGAGCTACTGTTGGTACTCGGTCGAGGCACCGacagaagacgaggatTGTACGGGATGCGCAAGAACTGGAAGCGAGTAAGAACCTCGCCATGTCAGGCGGAACAAAAAGTAACGATGGAGCACGAAAAGACCGAGATGTAGAAGTGTATGAGGTAACTCATTTCATATATCTGGCATTCAAGCACAGATTGACTCTCCCAAACAGGATGACACCTTTGTCGACCATGCATCAACTTCAATGCCCAATCCTCCTGTTTCTCAGACACTCATCAACAATCGTCCTTCCACAGTACAGCGCCAAATCTCAAAGGAGCCACTGGAAGACAAAGATGATTCACGGTGCTGTCCGTTTCCGCAGAACATGACGCAGGAGGGCATGACTGTGGATCCGAGGAAGAATTATGGCATGCTAAATCCCGTTTAGAcggggagagaagaaaggattTGGAATCGCCGGATGAGCAGGCTATCacaagagaaaagaagcacGGTCCTGATGGAGCGACACGAGTAGGgctgaaaagaaagaaggatcaGATGTAACAGTCACTACTGATGCGCATGAATAATGATGCGATGATTGCAAAGTAACAACTATTCATATATATGATTATCTATTTATTTGTACACAATCAATATGTTAATCTAGATTATTCACAATGCAGTAGTAACCCAAAAGGcacaaaaaagaaagaaattAGATAGTCCATTTCTATCCTTTActttcccctttcctccagccttctcaatctctctttcaactcttccatctccctcctatCTTCCCTCGCTTTTCTCTCTATTTCATATCGTACCATCTCCCTCAAACTGTCTGCACTCTGCTGTAAACTCGTCAACAACCTTTCTGCCGCGCCGGCCGTACTCCTAAACTCTTGGGCCGCCACGTCTTGCTCCGCATGAAGGCTCGACGCGCGCGAGACAAGGTCTGACAAATGATGCCGGAGGGTCGTACAGGACGAGAGGGAGTCGTAAAGCGCATTGAATGGATAGAGAAAGGCTTCGCGCGAGGGGATTGGTAGAGGTTGGAgtggcgaggaaggtggGCTGCCCGTATGAGATTGGGAATGGGGGTGAGTgtgggaatgggaatggggTTGGGTGCTCGGTCTAGTGAGAGGTGGCGGAAGTGGGGAAAGCGGTCCATCAAAACGGGGTGGTAAAGTTCCGGGCACAGTAAAGTTTCTCCCACTGCCCATCGGGGGACCACCTCGACCTTCAATCCGCCAGTAATAcccttgctgctgttgtcgCGCAAACTCGTGCCCAtcactcctctccctctcccctccGCCTAGCGCACCAGCATCAACACCAGTCCGTGAGTGCGATATCGGTGCCGTCCTGGGATCGGAAAGGTAATGgaacgaggaagagaatgaaggaagGGCCTTTGATGGAAGAGCAGTTTGTGAGCCAGAAGATGGTTCAAAGTTTGCTTGTTGTGTGATCAATCGTTGGTCTAAGGGTGCGCTCTGTGGAATTGTGAATTATTAATAACCAACAGTAAACAGTAATTCAAGCCTTAAACTCACTTTGGAAGCAGGAACTACATCTTTATCGATCACCCCCGTCATGAtactcatcttctccactttATCCTttatcttctcccttcttctccctaCACCCCCGCTTGTAGGGAGAACAGCGCCGGACAAAGACGGAGCTTCGGATTGTTTCCAAGCCTTGTACCCTGAGGGTTCCCTCGAAGATTCTTTTGGGGTGCCGGGTGGTACAGCCGAACTGCCAGCCGCTTCGCGTCGTCGAGCTGCAATAAGGGCTTGTTGCTGTTCCTTGATTGATAATGTATCGCGAACCTACTTCATAATTCAATTTCCAAGGTCCAAAacagaagaaaggaaaggaaagatgaatCACCGTTTTGAGCTGTTCACCATCGATCGTTTTAAAATCAAAACCCATCACCACCGGGCTCGGTACTGCCCCATAAACGTCATACCCCTCCCCCCTTCTTGCCTCTCTACTCGCTGCAAAGCCCACTGGTGGGTTCGCAGCCAGGTTCGCAGGTGAGGCTGGATGCCCAATTTTTTTGTCATTCGTCTGATTCTGACTGCTTTCATCTGTGCTCGGTCCCGAACCCGAGCCAGAACCGGGCTCCTTGTTTGGAGAAGTGGTTTGGGGCACGGCAAGAGGCAAAGGTTTGGATTTCGTCAATCTCCGGCGCTTATCCTTGTGTTCCCCATCATCCGCTTCTTGGCTGGTAGAGTGACAGTCAAACATGTCCGCATGGGATCGTTGACGACCATGTTCATGGTGACGAACGTTGGGGTTGGGTATgaaagggagggaagggggTTGGATGTAAACGGTCGGTaagaaggtggagatggatacGCAACGAGAGTGCGGGACGGTAGGCGGTGGGGTGAGAAAAGTGGTTGTATTGATGGGCGTCATACGAGAATGAGTACGAGCGATTTTTTGTTTTCGGTTTTCGCGGGTGGGAGCGGGAGTTATAAAGATGGTTTacaagagaaggaaagataAAAGTTTTGTCAGCGAAAAGGATTACCAATTAACAACAGAAGTGAGGCCCGGCCTAGAAGATAAGaatgaaggaaaaaggcCACAACGAGAAGCCTCTCTTATACAAGACAAAATCTCAACAACCGAGAAACCATATCGTCCTTTCGAGCGCAGTGACACCATCTGCCCCGTTGCCCCTGCCCATGAAAATGTAATTTCGATGAAACAGGCTTCGTCATACCGATCAATGGACTAGCCAGGGGGTCAAGGTGGTGTGGCGTGAGAAAGGATAGGAGGCGCAGGAGGGCGATGGGGTGTCAGAAGGTAAGAAGGCGTTAGTCCGACCCTTTTGATCGGGCTACTAAATGTATCGCTTGTCCCTTGCTTTGAAGGGTGCCTGCTTTGTAACGCTTGCGAACGATACATCAAATGGCAGCTGATTCTCGACTGTCCGCTTATAGCgtcaagaagcaagagagACCATAAGGGCATTACTCTTTGCGGTTGATGGGACACTTGAAGGAGGACAGACCGCAAGCGTACAAAGAAAAGGAGTCTGCCACCGTCCTGACGACAGAAGCCGGCCCATAGGCATTGCAGCATCTCGTGGAAAAACGTCATTAACAGCTGACATCTCTTCCAATCGTCATTCAAAGAAGCTGAGAGGAGTGTATTGAAAACCGAAACATGAAAGGAAAATCCATCCCTTCGCATGTAATCTCGCAAACACACTCTGTCATCAGTTAAAAATGAAATAAAACTCACACATCCTTTCTTCGCCTGCTCTTCCCTTTCGAGCTGTTTGCGGTCACAGGCGTcggcaattgctgctgGTCATGTACCGATCCTGTCTCAGCTGTTTCACGGTCACGGTCACCATCCGCGTCTGGCGAGCCTGTTGCCCCTTTGGGGGGGTCTCTCATGCTTGAAATCCTTTTGAGGTTGATCGGTGGCACCGGAGGACCGAGTGGGTAGCCGAAAGAGTATGTTTGGAGGGTACGCGGATGGAGAGGGCGGTAGAATGAATGAGGGTGTGAGAGAGGGTAATGATATGTGTTGGATGGGGATAGCATAGGGATGGACGGCAGATTAGGAATACGAGGTGGCATGAGTGGTGTATCAGCGATTGCGGTGAACATGGTGTTGCGATTTAACAACAGCGAAATGGGAGCCGGAATATATAACGCAGCGCCGTAATATTAGTGTGCCAGAGATATACAGACAATATAAATCAGGTTTTTGTATGACCGTTGTCGAGATGACGAGAAGAGCATGTGAGCAGAGTGACCGTGCGATGGGAATAAAGAAATATAAAAGCAGAGTAGATCAGTATGTGCTTAACGGAGAACAATAGACATACGGGTGTACTGTGGACCCTGCGATGGGTGGGAAGCGTGAGTTGTCTGTGGTCATTGTTCTTtcgggagatgaggattgGCCGTGGCTTGGCAGAACAATAAGAAATACGGTTTTTCAAAAGAAAATAATAAAGAGCGGCGAGGGTGAAACCCAAGTAACGCGACGGGATGTGGACGTTTATTGTTTTGACAAACGAACCCTGAGTTTGTCTTGCCTGACGCTTTATTTCTCACGGGGCGACAAGATCGCCGCTCGTGCATATTGTACACACACTTCTGTGCACACGTTTCCGTGCAATAAGATATACATGCACAGCAAGTATTTATAACACTCGAAAGACAAGCCTTAAGACCTCGGATCTGTGCCTCGGTCATTTTCCGATAAACACAAAAAAACACTGAGTTACGACAGCAGGAACGACTCGAGTGGGACGCGGGGACTCATGTATATATTTTTATATCGTGCCTCAATATGTATATTTATACATGCATCTCAGTAATGGGCTTGATCTCTCTTCAGCTTATTGGCCCATTGGATTTTACGAGGATCATTACTGGGGCAACACGTCAAGTATCTGTCGTGAATCATGATAGACACCTACA
It contains:
- a CDS encoding amino acid transporter, whose product is MEAHASKTYEMEDYDPKVTGSVEQTEIHISETGEGDIMRARVLDSVNHRKLNARQIQLSSIAGAIGAALFVAIGSGVTSGPVALLIGFVFWSTVVYSIAQCQLEIVSLFPLDGSFIRLAGRMVDPALGTMVGYNHFFAQTSFVIFEATVINTLVSYWGYSESPAILISVSLLLYLAINVYRADLFGEAEFWLALGKVLLAIGLILYTFITMVGGNPLKDRFGFRYWKNPGPWAGDSSSTRLESFINAVNTAGFCIGGPEYISMIAGEATDPRKTVPRAFKTIMARLVVFFIGGALCVGILVPYNDPTLVTGDGTYAGGSPYVISMNRLQIPVLPSIVTAALLTCIVSGGNAYTFNASRSLHALALDGKAPAVLRRLNKKGVPYLAVIVVMLLSCLAYLALGSTSAKVLNWILNFCTAATMLNWCVMAFTYVRFYSAMRAQNIDRKDFLPVYSKLQPFAAYWALFWACLFIWLQGYSVFLKGNWDVATFIFNYGIIALAGAIGLFFKIYQRTPFHKSKDVDLHSDLDFFDALNQHYQQKKDDSPPATVKDKIMAKLF
- a CDS encoding phytanoyl-CoA dioxygenase, coding for MTKPASLTYLEASTPLVEIYKVIERDGGVIIRNFLSSELLQEAMSSIEPHFAVRGNYESKSTHQELGEDFFPSGSLRIYGLLGKIPQVITKIVRLPTWQGVMARFLNDEYSSYTGEKLIPQKSGYMLASTAALRLVPGAQKQPLHRDQIAYQIRPDPTNPLFTPMVGCLIAGSKCTKKNGATAVIPGSHLWSPDRAPKIEECTYAEMEAGDALFTLGSCYHGAGENQCEKSDPDALRTLFAVFGQRDYFRQDQEEVLSTPLELAKTFPEDILRIAGYYKAVGGVGYVEDHQDPVEFLKAGSNLGQFAPVTNKSYV